A stretch of the Comamonas testosteroni TK102 genome encodes the following:
- a CDS encoding PrkA family serine protein kinase, which produces MDVISNSAARYVRLREEEMSLDEYLSLCQRDPMAYAGASQRMLSVIGEPEMVDTRNDPVLSRLFANKVIRRYPAFSEFYGMEDAIEQVVSFFRHAAQGLEERKQILYLLGPVGGGKSSIAERLKYLMQKAPFYALKGSPVNESPLGLFDPVEDGPILEEEFGIPRRNLQHVLSPWAVKRLEEFGGDIRQFRVVKRYPSILKQIGIAKTEPGDENNQDISSLVGKVDIRKLENFSQDDTDAYSYSGGLCLANQGLLEFVEMFKAPIKVLHPLLTATQEGNYKGTEGFGAIPFDGVVLAHSNESEWKAFRNNRNNEAFLDRIYIVKVPYCLRVSEEVRIYEKLIRESSLANAICAPGTLKMMAQFSVLTRLKEPENSSIFSKMQVYDGESLKDTDPRAKSYQEYRDYAGVDEGMEGISTRFAFKILAKVFNYDSTEVAANPVHLMYVLERQIEREQFPAELETKYIGFIKEYLSQRYAEFIGKEIQTAYLESYSEYGQNIFDRYVTYADYWIQDSEYRDTDTGEVFDRNALNAELEKVEKPAGIANPKDFRNEIVNFVLRARANNQGKNPSWTSYEKLRVVIEKKMFSNTEELLPVISFNAKASAEDARKHEDFVTRMEAKGYTPKQVRLLCEWYLRVRKSS; this is translated from the coding sequence ATGGATGTCATCAGCAATTCCGCAGCACGCTATGTCCGCCTGCGTGAAGAAGAAATGTCGCTGGACGAGTACCTTAGCCTTTGCCAGCGTGATCCCATGGCCTACGCCGGAGCCTCGCAGCGCATGCTGTCCGTCATCGGTGAACCCGAAATGGTGGATACCCGCAACGATCCTGTGCTGTCGCGTCTGTTTGCCAACAAGGTCATCCGTCGCTACCCCGCGTTTTCTGAGTTCTACGGCATGGAAGATGCCATCGAGCAGGTGGTGAGCTTCTTTCGCCATGCGGCCCAGGGTCTGGAGGAACGCAAACAGATTCTGTATCTGCTGGGACCTGTTGGCGGCGGCAAAAGCTCGATTGCAGAGCGTCTCAAATACCTGATGCAAAAGGCTCCGTTCTATGCGCTCAAGGGATCGCCGGTGAACGAGTCGCCGCTGGGTCTGTTCGACCCCGTGGAAGACGGACCGATTCTGGAAGAAGAGTTCGGCATTCCGCGCCGCAATCTGCAGCATGTGCTCTCGCCCTGGGCCGTGAAGCGGCTGGAGGAGTTTGGCGGAGACATTCGCCAGTTCCGCGTGGTCAAGCGCTACCCCAGCATTCTCAAGCAGATCGGCATTGCCAAGACCGAGCCCGGCGACGAGAACAACCAGGATATTTCCAGCCTGGTGGGCAAGGTGGACATACGCAAGCTGGAAAATTTCTCTCAGGACGACACCGACGCCTACAGCTACTCGGGCGGCCTGTGCCTGGCCAATCAGGGTCTGCTGGAATTTGTCGAAATGTTCAAGGCACCCATCAAGGTGCTGCACCCCTTGCTGACCGCCACCCAGGAAGGCAATTACAAGGGCACGGAGGGGTTTGGAGCCATTCCGTTCGACGGCGTGGTGCTGGCCCACAGCAACGAAAGCGAGTGGAAGGCCTTCCGCAACAATCGCAACAACGAGGCCTTCCTCGACCGCATCTACATCGTCAAGGTGCCTTACTGCCTGCGCGTGAGCGAGGAGGTCCGCATCTATGAAAAGCTGATCCGGGAGTCTTCGCTGGCCAACGCCATCTGCGCGCCCGGCACGCTCAAGATGATGGCGCAGTTCTCCGTCCTCACACGTCTCAAGGAGCCGGAGAACTCCAGCATCTTCAGCAAGATGCAGGTCTATGACGGTGAAAGCCTCAAGGACACGGACCCCCGTGCCAAGAGCTACCAGGAATACCGCGACTATGCGGGCGTGGATGAAGGCATGGAGGGCATCTCCACCCGCTTTGCCTTCAAGATCCTGGCCAAGGTCTTCAACTACGACAGCACCGAAGTGGCGGCCAACCCCGTGCACCTGATGTATGTGCTGGAGCGGCAGATCGAGCGGGAGCAGTTCCCCGCCGAACTGGAGACCAAGTACATAGGCTTCATCAAGGAATATCTGTCCCAACGCTATGCCGAATTCATCGGCAAGGAAATCCAGACCGCCTATCTGGAGAGCTACAGCGAGTACGGCCAGAACATCTTTGACCGCTACGTCACCTACGCCGACTACTGGATTCAGGACAGCGAGTACCGGGACACCGATACGGGCGAGGTGTTTGACCGCAATGCGCTCAATGCCGAACTGGAGAAGGTGGAAAAGCCTGCCGGCATTGCGAACCCCAAGGACTTCCGCAATGAGATCGTCAACTTTGTGCTGCGGGCCAGGGCCAACAACCAGGGCAAGAACCCGAGCTGGACCAGCTACGAAAAGCTGCGCGTGGTGATCGAGAAGAAGATGTTCTCCAACACCGAGGAGCTGCTGCCTGTCATCAGCTTCAACGCCAAGGCCAGCGCCGAGGACGCGCGCAAGCACGAGGACTTCGTCACCCGTATGGAGGCCAAGGGCTATACGCCCAAGCAGGTGCGCCTGCTCTGCGAGTGGTATCTGCGCGTGCGCAAGAGCAGCTGA
- a CDS encoding YeaH/YhbH family protein, whose translation MALHIIDRRLAGKNKSVGNRERFVRRFKEQIAEAVRKAVSARDIRHIDQAETVTIPKKDIQEPVFRHGQGGIRDVVLPGNQEHVRGDRIARPPSGGGGSGSQASDSGEGQDDFTFTLTKEEFMDLFFEDLALPRLLRNHIGNTLQYKTRRAGYSHDGTPSNLALVRTMRGALGRRIALTKAAHRELKELEDQLEALLAQDDGTSEAVAELQRQIDALRERIGGVPFLEQLDLRFRNRSKVPVPSSQAVMFCVMDVSGSMDQERKELAKRFFILLYLFLTRHYDKIEIVFIRHHTQAAEVSEDEFFHSTESGGTVVSSALVLLEQIIRARYPVNDWNIYVAQASDGDNFSDDGGKCHSILAERILPLVRYYAYLQVVLEEQSLWDEYNRLLPLFPHFAMRKVSAANEIYPVFRDLFKKDGVSI comes from the coding sequence ATGGCACTGCATATCATCGACCGCAGGCTTGCAGGCAAAAACAAATCGGTGGGCAACCGCGAGCGGTTTGTGCGGCGTTTCAAGGAACAGATCGCGGAAGCGGTACGCAAGGCCGTGTCTGCGCGCGACATCCGCCATATCGACCAGGCGGAAACGGTCACCATCCCGAAAAAGGACATTCAGGAGCCTGTCTTCAGGCATGGACAGGGCGGTATCCGCGATGTCGTGCTGCCTGGCAACCAGGAACATGTGCGCGGCGATCGCATTGCCCGCCCGCCCAGCGGGGGCGGTGGTTCAGGCTCGCAGGCCAGCGACAGCGGCGAGGGGCAGGACGACTTCACCTTCACGCTGACCAAGGAAGAGTTCATGGATCTCTTCTTTGAAGATCTGGCCCTGCCGCGCCTGCTGCGCAACCATATCGGCAACACCCTGCAATACAAGACCAGGCGCGCGGGCTACAGCCATGACGGCACGCCCAGCAATCTGGCATTGGTGCGAACCATGCGCGGTGCCCTGGGGCGACGCATTGCACTGACCAAGGCCGCGCATCGAGAGCTCAAGGAGCTGGAAGATCAGCTCGAAGCCTTGCTGGCCCAGGATGACGGCACCAGCGAGGCGGTAGCCGAGTTGCAGCGTCAGATCGACGCCCTGCGTGAGCGCATAGGCGGAGTGCCATTTCTCGAACAGCTGGATCTGCGGTTTCGCAACCGCAGCAAGGTGCCTGTGCCCAGCAGCCAGGCCGTGATGTTCTGCGTGATGGACGTGTCAGGCTCCATGGATCAGGAGCGCAAGGAGCTGGCCAAGCGCTTCTTCATTCTGCTGTACCTGTTTCTCACCAGGCATTACGACAAGATCGAGATCGTCTTCATTCGCCATCACACCCAGGCGGCAGAGGTCAGCGAAGACGAGTTCTTCCACTCCACCGAGAGCGGTGGCACGGTGGTCAGCAGCGCGCTGGTTCTGCTCGAGCAGATCATCAGGGCCCGTTACCCGGTCAATGACTGGAATATCTATGTGGCCCAGGCCAGCGATGGGGACAATTTCAGCGACGACGGAGGAAAATGCCACAGCATCCTCGCCGAAAGAATACTGCCGCTGGTTCGCTACTACGCTTATCTGCAGGTAGTGCTTGAAGAGCAGAGCCTTTGGGATGAGTACAACCGTCTGCTGCCGCTGTTTCCCCATTTCGCCATGCGCAAGGTATCGGCCGCCAACGAGATCTATCCGGTGTTCCGTGATCTCTTCAAAAAGGATGGGGTATCGATATGA
- a CDS encoding SpoVR family protein: MNLNLYPVLDLRASKRAGNSHAQGESRYRDVPQAPLVASQRPSSPLPDPSDWTFELIEQYHAAIAATAERYGLDTYPNQLEIITAEQMMDAYSSVGMPVNYRHWSYGKEFLATERRYRRGHMGLAYEIVINANPCISYLMEENSTAMQALVIAHAAYGHNSFFKNNYLFRMWPDAGSIIDYLVYARDYVSQCEERYGLDTVEQLLDSCHALANFGVDRYCRPSHKSLSRERAEREEREAYVQQQVNVLWRTLPARRDKDKDSTVPGSERFPREPEENILYFIEKNAPLLEPWQREIVRIVRKIAQYFYPQRQTQVMNEGWATFWHYTLLNTLYDEGWLTDGVMLEWLSSHTNVIYQPPAGHRAFSGINPYALGFAMYRDIRRICEKPTEEDRRWFPDLAGTPWLPALHHAMRNYKDESFVGQFLSPQLMRDMRLFSLHDDPEERDVLVSAIHDEDGYRTLRQLLSQQYDLGTREPNIQAWSVNLRGDRSLTLRHTQYQGRPLAEDAQEVLKHVARLWGFGVHLESVNGDGETPVLVHSVPAPSH; this comes from the coding sequence ATGAACCTCAATCTCTATCCCGTGCTGGATCTCAGGGCCAGCAAAAGAGCCGGCAATTCGCACGCGCAGGGGGAGTCGCGTTACCGCGATGTGCCACAGGCGCCGCTGGTGGCGTCCCAGCGGCCGTCGTCTCCGCTGCCCGATCCCAGCGACTGGACTTTCGAGCTCATCGAGCAGTATCACGCGGCGATTGCTGCCACGGCCGAGCGCTATGGTCTGGACACCTATCCGAACCAGTTGGAGATCATTACGGCCGAGCAGATGATGGATGCCTATTCCAGCGTCGGCATGCCTGTCAACTACAGGCACTGGAGCTATGGCAAGGAATTTCTGGCCACGGAGCGCCGCTACCGGCGCGGCCATATGGGGTTGGCCTACGAGATCGTCATCAATGCCAATCCCTGCATCAGCTATCTGATGGAGGAGAACAGCACGGCCATGCAGGCCTTGGTGATTGCGCATGCGGCCTATGGGCACAACAGCTTCTTCAAGAACAATTATCTGTTTCGCATGTGGCCCGATGCCGGCAGCATCATCGACTATCTGGTCTATGCGCGCGACTATGTGTCGCAATGCGAGGAGCGCTACGGGCTGGACACCGTGGAGCAGTTGCTGGACTCCTGCCATGCACTGGCGAATTTTGGCGTGGACCGCTATTGCCGGCCTTCGCACAAGAGCCTGTCGCGCGAGCGTGCCGAGCGCGAGGAGCGTGAGGCCTATGTGCAGCAGCAGGTCAACGTGCTGTGGCGCACCCTGCCTGCCCGAAGGGACAAGGACAAGGACAGTACGGTGCCGGGCAGCGAGCGCTTTCCCCGCGAGCCCGAAGAGAACATCCTGTATTTCATCGAGAAAAACGCTCCCTTGCTCGAGCCCTGGCAGCGCGAGATCGTGCGCATCGTGCGCAAGATCGCCCAGTATTTCTACCCGCAGCGTCAGACCCAGGTGATGAACGAAGGCTGGGCCACGTTCTGGCATTACACCTTGCTCAACACCTTGTATGACGAAGGCTGGCTGACCGATGGCGTGATGCTGGAGTGGCTGTCATCACATACCAATGTGATCTACCAGCCGCCGGCCGGACACCGGGCCTTCAGCGGCATCAACCCCTATGCGCTGGGCTTTGCCATGTACCGCGATATCCGGCGCATCTGCGAGAAGCCGACCGAGGAGGACCGGCGTTGGTTTCCCGATCTGGCCGGAACGCCCTGGCTGCCGGCTCTGCACCATGCCATGCGCAATTACAAGGACGAGAGCTTTGTCGGCCAGTTTCTGAGCCCGCAGCTGATGCGTGACATGCGTTTGTTCTCTTTGCATGACGATCCCGAGGAGCGTGATGTGCTGGTCAGCGCCATCCATGACGAAGATGGCTATCGCACGCTGCGCCAGTTGCTGTCCCAGCAATACGACCTGGGTACGCGCGAGCCCAATATCCAGGCCTGGAGCGTGAATCTGCGTGGCGACCGCAGTCTGACGCTGCGGCATACCCAGTACCAGGGCAGGCCGCTGGCCGAGGATGCGCAGGAAGTGCTCAAGCATGTCGCCAGGCTATGGGGGTTTGGCGTGCACCTGGAAAGTGTCAACGGTGATGGCGAGACACCGGTGCTGGTGCATTCGGTGCCAGCTCCCTCGCATTGA
- a CDS encoding MetQ/NlpA family ABC transporter substrate-binding protein, with the protein MLKKALSAIAIATLALSAQAADVLKVGATAVPHAEILNHIKPALKAQGIDLEIKEFSDYVQPNAAVEDKQLDANFFQHQPYLDSYNKDRKTSLVAVPNGKVHVEPFGAYSSKIKNIKDLKNGATVAIPNDPSNGGRALILLAKHGLIELKDPKSLTPTALDVVKNPKKLKFKELEAPLLPRALADVDLALINTNYAIEAKLNPTKDALFIEGADSPYTNIVVARKDRANGADIAKLMSALHSADTKKFIQEKYKGAVVPAF; encoded by the coding sequence ATGTTGAAGAAAGCTCTTTCTGCTATCGCTATTGCCACTCTGGCGCTGTCGGCCCAGGCCGCTGACGTGCTCAAGGTGGGCGCCACGGCCGTGCCTCACGCCGAAATCCTCAACCACATCAAGCCCGCACTGAAGGCTCAGGGCATCGATCTGGAAATCAAGGAGTTCAGCGACTACGTCCAGCCCAATGCCGCAGTGGAAGACAAGCAGCTGGATGCCAACTTCTTCCAGCACCAGCCCTATCTGGACAGCTACAACAAGGACCGCAAGACCTCGCTGGTGGCCGTGCCCAACGGCAAGGTGCATGTGGAGCCCTTCGGCGCCTATTCCAGCAAGATCAAGAACATCAAGGATCTGAAGAATGGAGCTACCGTGGCCATTCCCAACGACCCCTCCAACGGCGGCCGCGCGCTGATTCTGCTGGCCAAGCATGGCCTGATCGAGCTCAAGGATCCCAAGAGCCTGACCCCCACGGCTCTGGACGTCGTCAAGAACCCCAAGAAGCTGAAGTTCAAGGAACTGGAAGCGCCCTTGCTGCCCCGCGCACTGGCTGATGTCGACCTGGCTCTGATCAACACCAACTACGCCATCGAAGCCAAGCTCAATCCCACCAAGGACGCCCTGTTCATCGAAGGTGCCGACTCGCCCTACACCAATATCGTGGTGGCCCGCAAGGACCGCGCCAACGGCGCCGACATTGCCAAGCTGATGAGCGCTCTGCACTCTGCAGACACCAAGAAGTTCATCCAGGAAAAGTACAAGGGTGCCGTGGTTCCTGCGTTCTGA
- a CDS encoding DUF3820 family protein: protein MNPEMLERLVRVSMPYGKYKGRLIADLPGNYLNWFAREGFPKGEIGQLLALMQELDHNGLGALLEPIRRAAGLPPRAQE, encoded by the coding sequence ATGAATCCCGAAATGCTGGAGCGCCTGGTGCGCGTGTCTATGCCCTATGGCAAGTACAAGGGCCGCCTGATTGCCGATCTGCCCGGCAACTACCTCAACTGGTTTGCCCGCGAGGGCTTTCCCAAGGGGGAGATCGGCCAGTTGTTGGCCTTGATGCAGGAGCTCGACCACAACGGACTCGGTGCCTTGCTGGAGCCGATTCGCAGGGCCGCAGGCCTGCCGCCCAGGGCGCAGGAGTAA
- a CDS encoding sensor domain-containing diguanylate cyclase, producing MTGFHPHRLLRRLVLGNLLVAALLCFATWLGVHANYRADMELGVAVTRHQASSLSLELAAEVRLVENALSAIASRYRARSSDGLPAANSALYEMLQEQRALIPFVTALRTTDSTGQVLITPSEADLPFSVADRDYFAQARETDRMVVSEPLISHSFGKWSIVLARRLQSDDRQFQGIVYAIVAAEHFHQLFQRQSFGASSAMALRTDQARLVARYPAESQDAESGIGKAAVSPEYHRAIDQSREEGWYITPTLIDGVERITAYHRLPEYPLTVFTGLGTEAYMAMWRASAWRAWGLAGLCIAFIALGSVALYRLQQRERRIRKEQELVIDNDLIGMARLRERKIVWTNPAMRRLLKQSAAALQGASTRMLYPDEASYRRIGEKAYSSLLARGKFHAQFQMRNAEGKLLWVDASGTLLNAEESLWILVDIDALKRGEQAANHLANHDALTGLANRRALEETLNQELADGQMVAVCFMDLDGFKQVNDTQGHDAGDEVLRVVAARLLAQARAGDCVARLGGDEFVVLLSGLHMPKEAMSVMKRCMEAVRQPIALQGGVMVQVGSSIGISISMEGSSTANLLQTADEAMYAAKHAGKGRIVQHSDLAQSSGT from the coding sequence ATGACAGGCTTTCATCCTCACCGGCTTTTGCGTCGCCTCGTGCTCGGCAACCTGCTGGTAGCCGCCCTGCTGTGCTTTGCCACCTGGCTGGGCGTGCATGCCAATTACCGCGCGGACATGGAGCTGGGAGTGGCCGTCACCAGACACCAGGCGAGCAGCCTGAGCCTGGAGCTGGCTGCCGAGGTAAGACTGGTCGAGAACGCCTTGTCGGCGATTGCCAGCCGTTATCGTGCACGCAGCTCTGACGGCCTGCCCGCCGCCAACTCTGCCCTGTATGAAATGCTGCAGGAGCAGCGTGCACTGATCCCTTTTGTCACGGCCTTGCGCACCACTGACAGCACGGGCCAGGTGCTGATCACGCCCAGCGAAGCTGATCTGCCGTTTTCGGTGGCCGACCGCGACTATTTCGCCCAAGCCCGCGAAACAGACCGGATGGTGGTGTCCGAGCCCCTGATCAGCCACTCCTTCGGGAAATGGTCCATCGTGCTGGCCCGGCGTCTTCAGTCCGATGACCGTCAGTTCCAGGGCATCGTCTATGCGATTGTCGCGGCAGAGCATTTTCACCAGCTGTTCCAGCGGCAGTCCTTTGGTGCGAGCAGCGCCATGGCGTTGCGCACCGATCAGGCCCGGCTGGTCGCGCGCTATCCGGCCGAAAGCCAGGACGCCGAGTCCGGCATCGGCAAGGCCGCAGTCTCGCCCGAATACCACCGTGCCATCGACCAAAGCCGCGAGGAAGGCTGGTACATCACGCCGACCCTGATCGATGGCGTGGAGCGCATCACGGCCTACCACCGTCTGCCCGAATATCCGCTGACGGTGTTCACGGGACTTGGAACCGAAGCCTATATGGCCATGTGGCGTGCCTCGGCCTGGCGGGCCTGGGGTCTGGCCGGCCTGTGCATCGCGTTCATCGCCCTGGGCTCGGTCGCGCTATACCGTCTGCAGCAGCGCGAACGCCGCATCCGCAAGGAGCAGGAGCTGGTCATCGACAATGATCTGATCGGCATGGCCCGCCTGCGCGAGCGCAAAATCGTCTGGACCAACCCGGCCATGCGCCGTCTGCTCAAGCAGTCGGCTGCGGCACTGCAGGGCGCGTCCACGCGCATGCTGTACCCGGACGAAGCCTCCTACAGGCGCATCGGCGAGAAAGCCTATAGCTCCTTGCTCGCCCGGGGAAAATTCCATGCGCAGTTCCAGATGCGCAATGCCGAAGGCAAGCTTTTGTGGGTCGATGCATCGGGAACATTGCTCAACGCCGAAGAGTCGCTCTGGATCCTGGTGGACATCGATGCCCTCAAGCGCGGCGAACAGGCCGCCAACCACCTTGCCAATCACGACGCGCTGACGGGCCTGGCCAACCGCCGCGCGCTTGAGGAAACGCTGAATCAGGAGCTGGCCGACGGTCAGATGGTTGCCGTGTGCTTCATGGATCTCGACGGCTTCAAACAGGTCAACGACACCCAGGGCCATGACGCAGGCGACGAGGTCCTGCGCGTGGTCGCGGCCCGTCTGCTGGCCCAGGCCCGGGCTGGCGACTGCGTCGCCCGCCTGGGCGGGGATGAATTCGTGGTGCTGCTATCCGGCCTGCACATGCCCAAAGAAGCCATGTCCGTGATGAAGCGCTGCATGGAGGCCGTGCGCCAGCCGATCGCGCTTCAAGGTGGAGTGATGGTTCAGGTCGGCAGCAGCATCGGCATCTCCATCAGCATGGAAGGCAGCTCCACGGCAAACCTGCTGCAGACTGCGGACGAGGCCATGTATGCGGCCAAGCATGCAGGCAAGGGACGCATTGTTCAGCATTCGGACCTAGCGCAAAGCTCCGGAACCTGA
- a CDS encoding sigma-70 family RNA polymerase sigma factor, with the protein MSAVESVIHREVTALYIDHHGWLQGWLRKKVGNAFDAADLAQDTFVRILGVREPQEIESPRAYLTTVAKGVLVNWCRRQALERAYLDALALLPEPEVPSPEHRALVLEALHEIDAMLDALPPLVRRTFLLSQLEDMRYDAIALQLGVSLSSVKRYMAQAFRHCLALMD; encoded by the coding sequence ATGTCCGCTGTCGAATCCGTCATCCACCGCGAAGTCACTGCGCTTTACATCGACCATCACGGCTGGTTGCAGGGCTGGTTGCGCAAAAAGGTCGGCAATGCCTTCGATGCGGCCGATCTGGCGCAGGACACCTTCGTGCGCATCCTTGGTGTGCGCGAGCCGCAGGAGATAGAGTCGCCGCGTGCCTATCTGACCACGGTGGCCAAGGGCGTGCTGGTCAACTGGTGCCGGCGCCAGGCGCTGGAGCGCGCCTATCTGGATGCGCTGGCCCTGCTGCCCGAGCCCGAAGTGCCTTCGCCCGAGCACCGGGCCCTGGTGCTGGAGGCCTTGCATGAGATAGATGCCATGCTCGATGCCTTGCCGCCCCTGGTGCGCCGCACCTTCCTGCTGTCGCAGCTGGAAGACATGAGGTACGACGCCATTGCGCTGCAACTGGGCGTGTCGCTGAGCAGCGTCAAGCGATACATGGCCCAGGCTTTCAGGCATTGCCTGGCGCTGATGGATTGA
- a CDS encoding FecR domain-containing protein → MEAHLLDEAADWLVRLNDEGLTAAEHAAFERWRRTSAEHEGAWMRAERLMGKLGGLPTALAMPTLDRSQRRSRRAAVARLAVLLAAVPGGWMSWRMAQQQGWTADLRTVTGEQRSVTLADGSRLLLDTASAVDIRFDAHQRLIHLRRGSILLETAADPSGVDRPLLVATAVGRLRALGTRFSVQQDSEGQFVDLAVTQGAVEVTPHAASRPAQVVPAGNWARLTAQGAGALQTASAQQLAWAQGMLVADAMPMAEVCARLARYRSGVLHCAPEVMAIKVSGAYPLADTDRALAMLAETYAVSVHQRWRGYWVTVAAR, encoded by the coding sequence ATGGAGGCACACCTGCTTGACGAAGCTGCGGACTGGCTGGTCCGCCTGAACGATGAAGGCTTGACGGCTGCTGAACATGCTGCCTTCGAGCGCTGGCGCCGTACCAGCGCCGAGCATGAAGGCGCCTGGATGCGGGCCGAGCGGCTGATGGGCAAGCTCGGTGGCCTGCCGACCGCGCTGGCCATGCCGACGCTGGACCGATCGCAGCGCCGCAGCCGAAGAGCCGCCGTGGCCAGGCTGGCGGTTCTGCTGGCCGCCGTGCCTGGTGGCTGGATGAGCTGGCGCATGGCGCAGCAGCAGGGCTGGACGGCCGATCTGCGTACTGTCACGGGCGAGCAGCGCAGCGTGACGCTGGCCGATGGCAGCCGTTTGCTGCTGGATACGGCAAGCGCCGTGGATATCCGTTTCGATGCTCACCAGCGCCTGATCCATCTGCGTCGAGGCTCCATCCTGCTGGAAACCGCCGCCGATCCCAGCGGCGTGGACCGGCCCTTGCTGGTGGCGACGGCCGTGGGGCGTCTGCGGGCACTGGGCACGCGCTTTTCGGTGCAGCAGGACAGCGAGGGCCAGTTCGTGGACCTGGCCGTGACGCAGGGCGCAGTCGAAGTCACCCCACACGCAGCCTCACGACCTGCGCAGGTGGTGCCCGCCGGCAACTGGGCGCGCTTGACAGCCCAGGGCGCCGGAGCGCTGCAGACGGCGAGTGCGCAGCAACTGGCCTGGGCGCAGGGCATGCTGGTGGCGGATGCCATGCCCATGGCCGAAGTCTGCGCGCGGCTGGCACGTTACCGCTCCGGTGTGCTGCACTGCGCTCCCGAGGTGATGGCCATCAAGGTCTCGGGAGCCTATCCCCTGGCCGATACCGACCGGGCACTGGCCATGCTGGCCGAGACCTATGCCGTGAGCGTGCACCAGCGCTGGCGCGGCTACTGGGTCACGGTGGCGGCGCGCTGA